Proteins from a genomic interval of Gossypium hirsutum isolate 1008001.06 chromosome A09, Gossypium_hirsutum_v2.1, whole genome shotgun sequence:
- the LOC107889251 gene encoding isovaleryl-CoA dehydrogenase, mitochondrial produces MQRIIAASSFCSKILRKERQRAFFSSTSLLFDETQLQFKESVRQFAQENIAPHASKIDQSNSFPKEVNLWKLMGDFNLHGITAPEEYGGLGLGYLYHCIAMEEISRASGSVGLSYGAHSNLCINQLVRNGNPAQKEKYLPKLISGEHVGALAMSEPNAGSDVVSMKCKADRVDGGYLLNGNKMWCTNGPVAQTLVVYAKTDVTAGSKGITAFIVDKGIPGYTTAQKLDKLGMRGSDTCELVFENCFIPEENVLGKEGKGVYVLMSGLDLERLVLSAGPIGIMQACLDVVLPYIRERSQFGRPIGEFQFIQGKVADMYTSLQSSRSYVYSVARDCDNGRVDPKDCAGVILCAAERATQVALQAIQCLGGNGYVNEYTTGRLLRDAKLYEIGAGTSEIRRMVIGRELFKE; encoded by the exons atgcaGAGGATAATTGCTGCAAGTTCTTTTTGCagcaaaattttgagaaaagaaagGCAACGGGCTTTTTTCTCTTCAACTTCCTTACTATTTGATGAAACTCAATTacag TTCAAAGAAAGTGTTAGGCAATTTGCACAAGAAAATATTGCGCCTCATGCTTCCAAAATCGACCAATCTAATTCTTTCCCCAAG GAGGTTAATTTATGGAAGCTCATGGGGGATTTTAATCTTCATGGGATAACTGCCCCAG AGGAATATGGAGGACTTGGTCTTGGTTACTTGTATCACTGCATAGCAATGGAAGAAATAAGCCGTGCTTCGGGGTCGGTTGGTCTTTCCTATGGTGCTCATTCTAATCTGTGCATCAATCAGTTG GTGAGGAATGGAAACCCTGCCCAGAAAGAGAAATACTTACCAAAG CTCATCAGTGGAGAGCATGTAGGAGCCCTTGCTATGAGTGAACCCAATG CTGGCTCTGATGTTGTTAGCATGAAGTGCAAAGCTGATCGGGTTGATGGGGGTTATCTTCTAAATGGGAACAAGATGTGGTGCACTAATGGTCCCGTTGCTCAAACATTG GTTGTTTATGCAAAGACAGATGTCACAGCTGGCTCAAAAGGAATCACAGCATTTATTGTTGATAAGGGAATACCTGG ATACACCACTGCTCAGAAATTGGACAAACTTGGGATGCGAGGAAGTGATAC ATGTGAGCTTGTCTTTGAGAATTGCTTCATTCCAGAAGAAAATGTTCTTGGCAAAGAAGGAAAAG GAGTTTATGTATTGATGTCAGGACTAGATTTGGAGAGACTTGTTTTGTCCGCTGGGCCCATTGGTATAATGCAGGCATGTCTTGATGTTGTTCTTCCTTACATACGAGAGAGGTCACAGTTTGGCCGGCCTATTGGGGAATTTCAGTTTATTCAG GGGAAAGTTGCTGACATGTATACTTCTCTTCAATCATCAAG GTCCTATGTCTATTCTGTTGCAAGGGATTGCGACAATGGGAGAGTTGACCCTAAG GACTGTGCTGGAGTTATACTTTGTGCTGCTGAACGAGCCACTCAAGTTGCTTTGCAG GCTATACAATGTTTAGGTGGTAACGGATATGTAAATGAGTACACAACCGGCCGACTGCTTCGAGATGCGAAGCTGTATGAAATTGGAGCAGGAACAAGTGAGATAAGAAGAATGGTGATTGGTCGTGAGCTTTTTAAGGAGTAA
- the LOC107889250 gene encoding general transcription factor IIH subunit 2 has translation MNNGAGRRINGGAEEDDDEDDVNGDLDAWERTYTDERSWESLQEDESGMLRPIDNQALYHSQYRRRLRSLSSTAARIQKGLIRYLYIVIDLSRAASEMDFRPSRIAVIAKHVETFIREFFYQNPLSQVGIVTIKDGVAHCLTDIGGSPESHINALMKKLECSGDSSLQNALDLVDGYLNQIPSYGHREVLILYSALSTCDPGDIMDTIQKCRKSKIRCSVIGLAAEMFICKHLCQETGGTYSVALDESHFKELILEHAPPPPAIAEFAVANLIKMGFPQRAAEGSISICSCHKEAKVGAGYTCPRCKARACELPTECCVCGLTLVSSPHLARSYHHLFPIAPFDEVTSSHLNNPNCKLQRNCFGCQQSLLDPGNKPGPAVVCPKCKRYFCLDCDIYIHESLHNCPGCDSLRHS, from the exons ATGAATAATGGAGCGGGAAGACGGATCAATGGTGGAGCGGAAGaggatgatgatgaagatgacGTGAATGGGGATCTTGATGCGTGGGAGAGAACTTACACTGATGAGAGGTCATGGGAATCTTTGCAAGAGGACGAATCAGGGATGCTTCGCCCCATTGACAACCAGGCCCTTTATCATTCACAGTATCGCCGGCGCCTTCGTTCCCTTTCGTCCACTGCTGCTCGGATACAAAAGGGTCTCATTCGTTATCTATACATTGTTATCGATCTTTCTCGG GCAGCTTCAGAGATGGATTTCCGACCAAGTCGAATTGCTGTCATTGCAAAACATGTTGAGACTTTCATCCGGGAGTTCTTTTACCAGAATCCTCTTAGTCAAGTTGGTATTGTGACTATAAAAGATGGGGTTGCTCACTGCTTAACAGATATTGGTGGTAGTCCCGAGTCTCATATCAACGCTTTGATGAAGAAGTTGGAATGTTCAGGTGATTCCTCCTTACAGAATGCATTGGATCTTGTAGATGGGTATCTGAATCAAATTCCATCATATGGTCATCGTGAAGTTCTCATATTATATTCTGCTCTCAGTACTTGTGATCCTGGAGATATAATGGACACCATTCAGAAATGTAGGAAATCTAAAATAAGATGTTCAGTTATTGGCCTCGCTGCAGAAATGTTTATATGCAAACATCTTTGCCAGGAAACAGGAGGAACGTACTCTGTTGCACTGGATGAG TCCCACTTTAAAGAGCTAATATTGGAACATGCACCACCACCACCTGCCATAGCGGAATTTGCAGTTGCTAATTTGATCAAGATGGGATTCCCACAAAGAGCAGCTGAGGGTTCTATATCGATTTGTTCGTGTCATAAAGAAGCTAAGGTAGGTGCAGGTTACACTTGTCCAAGATGCAAAGCCCGTGCATGTGAGCTTCCTACTGAATGCTGTGTCTGCGGGTTGACACTCGTGTCTTCACCCCATTTGGCTAGATCATATCATCATCTCTTTCCAATAGCACCATTTGACGAGGTGACCTCATCTCATTTAAACAATCCAAACTGCAAACTGCAAAGAAATTGTTTCGGGTGCCAACAAAGCCTCCTTGATCCAG GAAACAAACCCGGGCCTGCCGTTGTGTGCCCGAAGTGCAAACGGTACTTCTGCCTGGATTGTGACATTTACATTCATGAGAGTTTGCACAATTGTCCCGGTTGTGACAGCTTGAGGCATTCCTAG